A window of Plasmodium malariae genome assembly, chromosome: 12 genomic DNA:
ttttcacttataaaattttaatattttattttaaattctttttaattctttttaattatttttgtgtgCATTGTGTATAATGCGTATGTTGCGCATATTGCTTAAGTATGTTAATTATGTTGAGTATACTGCGTATGTTCCTTATTTGCATATAATACTGTATATATCTTATTCATCGTTAATtatcacatatataattgcgcgtacattttatatgtattattacattgatatttttttaatgttacagaaaaaaaaagaaaagaaacacgttgttttttctctttttctactgcgaaatatttaagaataaatgTACAACTTGCATATTATtacctttttccttttgtatGAAGGTAGATGTTTATTttgtgcgtatatatatatattttaccattttcacataaaaatgtatgttgTAGATACTGTTTTACTGTGCAGTATATCTTCACTTGTTTTTCCTTATCTTTTATTCGAttattctttctttctttttttttttttaattgtatgaaacacaataaatgaaaacaaaagtataacttataaattgtaaaatgtaaaaagtaatttgtaaattataaaattatgaaagtataaaagtataaaatgaAGTAGAGGCGGATAAAAAATGgcaatataaaagaaataatatggACAGATAGTTTAATATATCGTATGCCATACAAcataacacaaaaaaatagaagaaattaaatatgaagaaaaacaaataaatacttaaatGAATACTTTTACGTATAATACTGTATGTTTTTACGTTAATacttattttgtaaaaatgataagCGGCTACATAATttcaatttaaaaagaaaaaaggcaaaaaaatagaatatgcTAAACAGACCTTTTTCCTGTATACAGAGTATTTCTTGTGTCATCTAGGCCAATTCTATCATGAACATAGTTTACATTTTTGCTACACGTTTTTTCGAAAATGTTAATTTCTTCAATACATTTTGTAATGTCGTCATCATGTTTatgtaaacataaaattaacgGCTGCATATTACACACAACTTgttgttttaattttgaaCCAACCTTGAACTCACTCATCTGTAGcagttaaaaataatgtagtTGTCAATACATTAGGCAAAAGTGTGCAAATGCATACGTGTAAGCCTGAACATTAATGTACTCttgtatatgaatatatatatatatatacatttatacgcAAGTATTTACGTCGTTGTGATGTAAAAGCTTCTTACCCTTAACTTTTTCAAAAAcgcagaaaaaaaagaaatcctTATAAATAACCCCTATCCTATCTTGTTAAAACCGctttgtacatatacatatatatatatatatatgtacgtacatgCGTGTACGTATACCTATCAAATATGTTGTTttactataaattttttaaagcctcatttattcttaaatccagaaaaaatttttttaagaattaatAAGCTAAATTAATACTAAGTATAGGAgatgtttatatatgatattctTACTCCTGCGATGCATTCATTATACATGTGCATTTTATCTGTTTTGTATCttttttgtatcttttttgtatcttttttgtatcttttttgtatcttttttgtatcttttttttttttttttttttttagcattGTACCGAAATGTTTATATCGCTGcctaaacaaaataaatatgtatttcaataataaaaaacgaGCTATCGCGTTccataagaaaattttattttttcttatcatattcatatatatattttatttttcatttgcaTTTGTATCCTCAATTTCAAATTAAGTTTCCGCTTCATTTGcattttcattcttttttttttttttttttggtttattCATGATTTCAATAATTACAGCGCGaatatactaaaaataaagctattttttttttttaccattttgtcatttatattagctgtatgtatgtatgcttaagtatatatatatatacataggtgttatatatatgttcgtaatacatacgtatgtatgctTGTGAATCGTACGAAATGAAAGTAGATCCTGGGGAGATATTCAAAAATTACAACCACAATGAAACTGTAAAATGCATTGATAGTTTAAgagataatataattaacaaaGAAGACGCAATTAaggattttttaaaaaagaaaagcagCAAAGTAATTGATAATACGATTAAAATTAAGAACATATACGGAAATGTggagaaaataaaacacaacatagaatatataattagcAATTACAACAAGTTAATTAATGATGTGAAGAGTTCAGCAGGTGTTACTTTTAAAGAATCTTGTTATACGaaagaattaaatgaatctgaaaaaaatatcataaaaaatgtatggaTGCAAAAATATGACAAGTATGAATTCTTATTCAacaattcattttttttattaaattcgGAAGAAAACAATTACTATGATtttgttaagaaaaaaaaagaagatttaattaattacgattgtttttacttaaacaattatataaacaatatttattttgatattaataaaaaagtgagtgaagaaaattatatatatgtcgtTAATAAAGTTTATacagatatatttatttgtttaaaaattttaaattctatacttaaaaatgaagaaattcggaatatttataaaaaaatatttgacaGTCAAagttctttatattatttaaattccTTTGCAAGTAAATATAAGGagaatttttatgaaattttacTCAAGTTAATTTACTCCTCTTATTATAacttaacatataataataattgtaaaattaatGCAATACCAAAATGTGTAATTGTcttactaattttttacaatcaGAAAAATTCTCAATTTAttgatattataaaaaataatttattcgAGGAAATTCTGAATGCaagaataaatttaataaataattttattaaaaaaaaaaagttcctaggggaaaaaaatttcctCTTTGCAAAACTAAAAAcctcttttaaaaaaatcacttatttattattaaataccAAGTATATACTGCTCCTTCTAATTGATGTAAAAAAGAAGGATTTgttggaaaaaataaaaaaaggggaagcACATAAGGAAGCACTTGAACAAACCCGTGAGGAAAGCCATGAAGATGCACGTGAACAAACACCAAAGTTGAAGGAAGGTGAGGATAAAATCACACAAAGCGACACTAGTACAAATGTACAAATTGAACAAAGTGAATTAACGTGTGCTAAAAAGGAtactattttgttaaaagaACAGGAGAAAAGTGACAGAAGTGTTAATAGGAAATATTCAGACGATTCTACAGAAACCCAAGGGAAAacatttttagaaataatgaaaaatgatttatttatactaCAAGATTTATTTcatgaagataaaaaaaaggagataaaaaaatataaggaatattataattatggtATAAATAGcacaaatgaaataaaaaatatcatgAACAAAAACAGCATAGAGAATTTGAAgctattacaaaaaaattactcCGAATGTGTTAATCGTATTTATGATTATATGGTACATTTACTAcacctttattattatgaaaacgagtataattttatatgtaatttctTGTTCAAAGAATATACGAGTATCAAACtactttataataaaatgaaaacaaaaattttaacaaaagaaaaatatttcaataaatttatgaaagatgtcgatttttttataagcaATGATTACTTAAATGCTATACATGATCAAAtctttgaaatttttttttttctattttttaacaaatttataaGTGCCATACCATTTTTTGATACGAAACCTATAAACAAATggaaattaataattataaaacttttgcaaattttattttataatatatcatcTATGACTTATGAAAAAACATTTGAAATggaaagatatatatttcattcttttcttttaaattccttttatttttactatgaATTTTACACAACCGACTTGGATTCAATATATACagaattttgtaaaattgaaaaatactCCAATAAGAACGtaaaaagtagaaaaaattttcaaaaagaattatcagaatattttcttacaaataaaaattcctcaaaagacaaatattttcataatgaatttaaaaaaataataaaagaaaaaatacacCCATTGATGTTTAATGCATATAAgcttattatgtatatagaAAGCAAAGAAATTAACAGCAGCGTGAATTCTGATTTTTTCTCAACAAATGAAGAGGATACAACTTTGATAGATTTTCACAAAGAATTCAACgcatttatgaatattttgaaGTACCAAAAAGGGGTACCTTCGAACATTAGTAATGAGCACATTTTGAAAAAGTGTAATATGTTActaatctttttaaaatcaaCTACTCGAGGGAAAATCAATGGGGAGATGAACTTTTTTCCTAGCACAGATGATAGTGGAGTTTTCAATAACGCAAACAATGAGCAGCGTGTCGCAAATATTGTTAATGTCTCTAATGCTGCAAATATCGCCAATGAAATTTTGAATTATGATAGTTCAACCAAACTTTATGATCAAATTCAGAGGACAGAAGACATAAATGAAGAATACAAAGAATTGTGGTTTTATATTAATCTTACTaggtataataataaacaagaATTTAGTAAATTTTTGAATTGCTATTGCATAGGTTTAAAAGAAAGGAATACATTGGAGAGTGAAAAAGCGTATAACAAAGAGATCAGTTcggataaagaaaaatatttaaatgatgattattattataattattatcataacgAGGGTGATAGTTGCATTAGTGGTGATATCCATGGCGATGATAGTAACGATGGCGCGAAGAGCGAACAAAATTTTTGCttaaatgatttaaaaagtatatactTCCATATagtttatcatatatttaagatTTCACTGAAATGCTTTTGTTTGGAACATTTCGATAATTTAGAGTGTTATTTAGACTTTTTACTGAATATGCTATCAAATAatgatatgaaaaatataatatgtgaAAAAATGAACTGTCATTTAGTAAACATATTCACCTtctcaaatatatttatattatatattgaaaaagtaataaacACAGAGATGTATAGAAGCATTATTATCTTTATTGTAAAAAGTGTACTACAGAAGAggatatacaaaatttatcgcaaatttatttgtaaaataaaagaaatttatttaaatgaaagtAGAGAAGAAACAAAAGACAAGAAAAACtttttagataaaaaaataacggaattgtataatatattactgCTAGACTTATGTTTTTGTGAACAAATTTTAGataaaaatactattataaataaatacttttatGAAAGTCTTATTTCAAGATATagagaaaatgaaatttacTACATGCAAGcgtgtttatattttattcatatttataaagaaaaatataatgtgtacagcgaaaaaaaaattaatgaaaataatacaaaaaaacatctattctttaaaaaattacataaaaaagacacacacacacaaaaaaaagtagaaacTAACCCATCTAGCTACTtgttcaaaataataattgatGATATTTTAGCAGAGCTAAATAAGTTAGATAATCttaatagtattatttttcaaaaacacATACGCCTACTATCTCAAAATATCATAAGaaattcttatttattatattacttatTCGCCCACAGTTCAACATTAAATAACTTACTATTAAATGTACAAAAAGAGGAGAAGCAAAAATCGCtagaaatttttaattttaatgaaattcaTATGATTGATAACAGTCTTATTGAAGATAAATTGttcaagttttttttttaatttatttaactcttttaaaaaaaaaaaaaataaataggcATCATAGAATAACGTGTTGTGTGCTTCGAGTGTGTTTTGCATTTAGATATTGtttatgtacacatgtacgTGCACATATACTCATTCACGTAGTACAAACAAATTTTtagtattatatttcattgcGTTATCATTAAGCCATTAATGCATTATTATTGCGCCATTGTTGTGTAGTCGTTCCACGATGACACTATTTCAACGTTAAATCATAATTGCCCTAATTTTAGCATATATATTCCACATAATGCGTTACATTATAgactttattatatacattctTAAACAACCATCTTATTTTTGAGTATATTGCTATTTTTGTTTACCTTCACCTTCCTTgtaatttgttctttttataataaaaatgaaaaaagccgaagataaaatatatcaggaaatacataatgaagaagaatataaaaaattatttgatgaaaaaaatgacattctttatataatagaCGTCTATACCAAATGGTGTGGACCATGCCTTTTCActtttgaaataattaataagatTTATAAAAGTTATTGTACCTTTTCACAAAGTGTCAAAATATTTGCTGTATGTGCACAAACAATTgcatcattaaaaaattatgacaaTAACTCGAAAcccttttatataatattaaaaaatggagAAATTATTGGGCAAATCATAGGCTGTAACACACcgcatatattttcattgatCGATGAACATTTGGAGAATAAGTTgaattgaaattttttttttttttttgcaaaattacTAGGAAAAGAAATACctaagataaataaaataaattaagtgcacaaaatatatgtaacagAAATTATGGAGAAATATGAAGGGAaacaaaatacaaaaaattataaaaaatatataaacggGTAGTCGAAACACTGTAGTGGTATTAACAAAACTTATAGAAGAAGGAATGTAATACGTAAATCtaacaataacaaaatttta
This region includes:
- the PmUG01_12054800 gene encoding conserved Plasmodium protein, unknown function — translated: MYACESYEMKVDPGEIFKNYNHNETVKCIDSLRDNIINKEDAIKDFLKKKSSKVIDNTIKIKNIYGNVEKIKHNIEYIISNYNKLINDVKSSAGVTFKESCYTKELNESEKNIIKNVWMQKYDKYEFLFNNSFFLLNSEENNYYDFVKKKKEDLINYDCFYLNNYINNIYFDINKKVSEENYIYVVNKVYTDIFICLKILNSILKNEEIRNIYKKIFDSQSSLYYLNSFASKYKENFYEILLKLIYSSYYNLTYNNNCKINAIPKCVIVLLIFYNQKNSQFIDIIKNNLFEEILNARINLINNFIKKKKFLGEKNFLFAKLKTSFKKITYLLLNTKYILLLLIDVKKKDLLEKIKKGEAHKEALEQTREESHEDAREQTPKLKEGEDKITQSDTSTNVQIEQSELTCAKKDTILLKEQEKSDRSVNRKYSDDSTETQGKTFLEIMKNDLFILQDLFHEDKKKEIKKYKEYYNYGINSTNEIKNIMNKNSIENLKLLQKNYSECVNRIYDYMVHLLHLYYYENEYNFICNFLFKEYTSIKLLYNKMKTKILTKEKYFNKFMKDVDFFISNDYLNAIHDQIFEIFFFLFFNKFISAIPFFDTKPINKWKLIIIKLLQILFYNISSMTYEKTFEMERYIFHSFLLNSFYFYYEFYTTDLDSIYTEFCKIEKYSNKNVKSRKNFQKELSEYFLTNKNSSKDKYFHNEFKKIIKEKIHPLMFNAYKLIMYIESKEINSSVNSDFFSTNEEDTTLIDFHKEFNAFMNILKYQKGVPSNISNEHILKKCNMLLIFLKSTTRGKINGEMNFFPSTDDSGVFNNANNEQRVANIVNVSNAANIANEILNYDSSTKLYDQIQRTEDINEEYKELWFYINLTRYNNKQEFSKFLNCYCIGLKERNTLESEKAYNKEISSDKEKYLNDDYYYNYYHNEGDSCISGDIHGDDSNDGAKSEQNFCLNDLKSIYFHIVYHIFKISLKCFCLEHFDNLECYLDFLLNMLSNNDMKNIICEKMNCHLVNIFTFSNIFILYIEKVINTEMYRSIIIFIVKSVLQKRIYKIYRKFICKIKEIYLNESREETKDKKNFLDKKITELYNILLLDLCFCEQILDKNTIINKYFYESLISRYRENEIYYMQACLYFIHIYKEKYNVYSEKKINENNTKKHLFFKKLHKKDTHTQKKVETNPSSYLFKIIIDDILAELNKLDNLNSIIFQKHIRLLSQNIIRNSYLLYYLFAHSSTLNNLLLNVQKEEKQKSLEIFNFNEIHMIDNSLIEDKLFKFFF
- the TLP1 gene encoding thioredoxin-like protein — protein: MKKAEDKIYQEIHNEEEYKKLFDEKNDILYIIDVYTKWCGPCLFTFEIINKIYKSYCTFSQSVKIFAVCAQTIASLKNYDNNSKPFYIILKNGEIIGQIIGCNTPHIFSLIDEHLENKLN
- the PmUG01_12054700 gene encoding conserved Plasmodium protein, unknown function, which gives rise to MSEFKVGSKLKQQVVCNMQPLILCLHKHDDDITKCIEEINIFEKTCSKNVNYVHDRIGLDDTRNTLYTGKRSV